One segment of Ignavibacteria bacterium DNA contains the following:
- a CDS encoding ATP-dependent Clp protease adaptor ClpS, translated as MEWADPDSDTLVDVGLAARVILYNDEEHTFDEVITQIISATGCSYDHAEGLTYEVHSRGLAMVFEGQMPECLRVSSVLEEIALHTNVTF; from the coding sequence CGGACAGCGACACCCTGGTGGACGTTGGTCTGGCTGCACGTGTGATCCTCTACAATGACGAGGAACATACCTTCGACGAGGTGATCACCCAGATCATTTCGGCCACCGGTTGCTCCTACGATCATGCTGAAGGCCTCACCTACGAGGTCCACTCTCGCGGCCTCGCCATGGTCTTTGAAGGACAGATGCCGGAATGCCTCCGCGTGAGCAGCGTCCTTGAAGAGATCGCGCTGCATACGAATGTCACCTTTTAA
- a CDS encoding tetratricopeptide repeat protein translates to MIRSRTISPLILLIIAVGTQGCAWFDNQTTYFNTYYNMRRIMTEVKDEFDFQDENKRNKPRVLVPAMDSMRLVGGPPKNATYQFLRAFVIERAKLQPVATKVDSILIKGSKVVANHPKSDYIQGSLYLMAEAYFIRSEWVPSQQKCIELVERFADGDYSPDAHLLLAKDYLMQRKMTQGKQALSRAVDVAWYKDRYDILSEAYRIQAEMAIEDGQIDKAVNPYKQAVAQCEDGEQRARWQVDVGSIYYRLGEYALAEAAFRKVFDETPDALAEFEALLYGGSCLVRLGKYDEAQKIFDDLDANKNFSEWTSYIEAERLALDRLRSENPKDPAVIARERQADTSFVGRPEMMAQSFQKGMGLYKTGNYNEALKYFAKAKVVRTPVYDVANKYFTLLKQWDDQRKKIRSIDQALVIDTTYKDSLIQRRSVEFFTLGRIFEQLEQHDSALVYYNYAYDSTSANDPARGRYLFSQARLIRDTDPDRADSLFEIVAERWPKSEFAREASANLGFSSEGGIDDAAELYRSGNSFRLVKDYGYASRQYMAIVEKFPENEYAPKALYAMGWMYERDRNMNDSALYYYGLLLERYPRSQYAKEIHASVEYALAKANGVEITDSTLFRDLDQELLDKAKAGEQNVLQQLIKNNQDALQVTGPNVTLPNIPGLSPNGGSVNDLLQQQLKNAQGTMPGSTTDSTRVAPPPKKP, encoded by the coding sequence TTGATCCGTTCCCGCACCATATCGCCCCTTATCCTCCTGATCATTGCAGTAGGTACGCAAGGATGTGCGTGGTTTGACAACCAGACCACGTATTTCAACACGTACTACAACATGCGTCGGATCATGACCGAGGTGAAGGACGAGTTTGATTTTCAGGACGAGAACAAGCGCAACAAGCCGCGTGTATTAGTGCCGGCTATGGACAGTATGCGACTTGTGGGTGGGCCGCCGAAGAACGCAACGTATCAGTTCCTGCGTGCCTTTGTTATTGAGCGTGCCAAACTGCAACCCGTGGCTACAAAGGTAGACTCGATCCTGATCAAGGGATCGAAGGTTGTGGCCAATCACCCGAAGTCCGATTACATCCAGGGTTCGTTGTATCTGATGGCCGAGGCCTACTTTATTCGGTCGGAATGGGTGCCGTCTCAACAGAAGTGTATCGAGCTCGTTGAACGATTTGCCGATGGCGACTATTCTCCGGATGCACACCTTCTTCTTGCAAAAGACTATCTCATGCAGAGGAAGATGACGCAAGGGAAGCAGGCGTTGTCGAGAGCCGTTGACGTTGCCTGGTACAAGGATCGTTATGATATCCTCTCCGAGGCATATCGCATTCAAGCAGAGATGGCTATCGAGGACGGTCAGATCGATAAGGCTGTGAACCCCTACAAACAGGCCGTTGCACAATGTGAGGACGGAGAGCAGCGTGCTCGGTGGCAAGTAGACGTTGGGTCGATCTACTACCGACTTGGCGAGTATGCCCTGGCAGAAGCCGCCTTCCGCAAGGTATTCGATGAGACCCCTGATGCACTGGCCGAATTTGAAGCCTTGCTCTATGGCGGTTCATGTTTGGTTCGGCTTGGCAAGTATGACGAGGCCCAGAAGATCTTTGACGACCTTGATGCCAACAAGAACTTCAGCGAGTGGACATCCTATATCGAGGCAGAGAGACTTGCCCTAGACCGGCTTCGCAGTGAGAACCCTAAGGACCCGGCCGTCATTGCCCGAGAACGTCAGGCCGACACCTCGTTTGTTGGTCGACCGGAAATGATGGCCCAGTCATTCCAAAAGGGAATGGGGCTTTACAAAACCGGCAACTACAACGAGGCCCTGAAGTATTTCGCTAAGGCAAAGGTTGTCCGTACGCCCGTCTACGATGTTGCGAACAAGTACTTCACCTTGCTCAAGCAATGGGACGATCAGCGCAAAAAGATCCGCAGCATTGACCAAGCGTTGGTCATAGACACCACGTACAAGGACTCGTTGATTCAACGGAGATCCGTTGAGTTTTTCACGCTTGGGCGGATCTTTGAGCAGCTTGAACAACATGATTCGGCGCTCGTGTACTACAACTACGCCTATGACAGCACGTCGGCGAACGACCCAGCCAGAGGTCGATACCTCTTCTCGCAAGCACGTCTGATCAGGGACACAGATCCCGACAGAGCTGATTCCTTGTTTGAGATCGTAGCAGAGCGTTGGCCAAAATCAGAGTTCGCACGAGAAGCATCCGCTAATCTTGGGTTCTCTTCGGAGGGTGGCATTGACGATGCCGCCGAACTTTACAGGTCCGGGAACAGCTTCCGCTTGGTGAAGGACTACGGCTACGCTTCACGTCAGTACATGGCTATCGTTGAGAAATTCCCAGAGAACGAATATGCCCCCAAGGCGCTCTACGCTATGGGATGGATGTATGAGCGCGACAGGAATATGAACGACAGTGCCCTGTATTATTATGGCCTTTTGCTCGAACGGTATCCGAGGTCGCAATACGCAAAGGAGATCCATGCCAGCGTTGAATACGCCTTGGCCAAGGCCAACGGCGTAGAGATCACGGACTCCACACTCTTCCGCGATCTCGATCAGGAGCTTCTCGACAAGGCAAAGGCAGGCGAGCAGAACGTTCTGCAACAGCTCATCAAGAACAACCAGGATGCGCTCCAGGTAACCGGACCGAATGTTACTCTGCCAAACATCCCCGGTCTTTCCCCCAACGGGGGCTCAGTGAATGACCTGCTTCAGCAGCAGCTGAAAAACGCCCAGGGCACCATGCCAGGCAGCACAACGGACTCCACACGTGTAGCACCGCCGCCAAAAAAGCCATAG
- a CDS encoding M61 family metallopeptidase has translation MYSIEQRDEQLRGTTAAITYTLGFDRAAQHLITVRMRIDSVTGSSVTVVMPSWSPGSYKIRDYAGYQGNVTTWVGTGAARKRTTSNWRDKASLVIDTQGASTVEIDYVIYAHERTVRTNHVNRFHAFLVPTAVCMYVEGRTNEIHHVLLTHDVSTWPSVSTSLSPVQAPSSQGMLLGALNYDVLADSPIEIGDHQIQTFDLAGAKHEVAVPTNFTLDVSWLTEQIKRIVTVEAGMFGGVPYDRYVFIIQVYPGAGGGLEHARSSVNAVDPSAMLDKSKVIGLLSLLCHEYFHLWNVKRIRPIELGPFDYTRETYTPMLWLAEGLTSYYDDLLAYRCGFSTAKEYIEILSKDHIGKLATVQGRSAMSTRDSSTLAWLKLYMASPDGSNRFPSYYLKGGVIILLLDVYLIDHSDGKYSLDDAMRAFWTRYQADSSKGLTEDEVIELIEGSTKIQIKDRLMAWLNGTTELPYNEILEAVGLKVMDTPKAPEPVKIGEAVAFANVPPAPYLGMAVAEIGGKVVVRAVDDGSPAAQAGIGIDDEIVAIEGRRVASPANVDHYCGARIGMPTVLTGHCDGRLYTATITPLAQPTLRVVEIEQPTDRQKEMRNRWLRKTI, from the coding sequence ATGTATTCCATCGAACAACGCGATGAACAACTGCGCGGAACAACAGCCGCCATCACCTATACACTTGGCTTCGATCGTGCGGCACAACACCTGATCACTGTGCGTATGCGCATCGACTCCGTTACGGGTTCAAGCGTTACCGTCGTGATGCCATCATGGTCACCGGGCAGCTATAAGATCCGCGACTATGCAGGATATCAAGGCAACGTCACTACATGGGTCGGTACCGGTGCTGCCCGCAAGCGCACAACATCGAACTGGAGAGACAAAGCCTCACTCGTGATCGATACACAAGGCGCAAGCACTGTAGAGATCGACTACGTGATCTATGCACATGAGCGTACCGTACGCACAAATCACGTCAATCGATTCCACGCCTTCCTCGTTCCAACAGCCGTCTGCATGTATGTAGAAGGTCGCACCAATGAGATCCATCACGTGCTGCTCACGCACGATGTATCCACGTGGCCAAGTGTTTCAACATCACTCTCGCCGGTGCAAGCCCCCTCATCACAAGGGATGTTGTTGGGAGCTTTGAATTATGATGTACTCGCTGATTCACCCATTGAGATCGGTGATCATCAAATACAGACATTTGACCTAGCAGGCGCAAAGCATGAAGTAGCAGTGCCAACGAATTTCACGCTTGATGTTTCGTGGCTTACCGAGCAGATCAAACGCATTGTTACCGTGGAAGCCGGGATGTTCGGTGGTGTGCCGTATGATCGATACGTCTTCATCATCCAGGTCTATCCCGGGGCAGGGGGCGGATTGGAACACGCACGCTCAAGCGTGAATGCCGTTGATCCGTCGGCCATGCTCGATAAGTCAAAGGTGATCGGACTGCTCTCGCTGCTTTGTCACGAATATTTCCATCTCTGGAATGTGAAGCGGATCAGACCCATCGAGCTCGGACCGTTCGATTACACACGCGAGACCTATACACCGATGTTGTGGCTTGCTGAAGGTCTCACATCGTACTATGATGATCTGCTTGCGTATCGATGCGGATTCTCCACGGCCAAGGAATACATCGAGATCCTCTCAAAGGATCACATTGGAAAGCTCGCCACGGTGCAGGGCAGGAGTGCCATGTCCACGCGCGACAGTTCAACCCTTGCCTGGCTCAAGCTCTACATGGCAAGTCCGGATGGCTCCAACAGATTCCCCTCGTATTATCTCAAAGGGGGCGTGATCATCCTCCTGCTAGATGTTTACCTGATCGATCACAGCGACGGTAAATATTCTCTTGACGATGCGATGCGCGCATTCTGGACGAGATATCAAGCCGACTCGTCGAAGGGACTCACAGAAGACGAAGTGATCGAGCTCATCGAAGGATCGACGAAGATCCAGATCAAGGATCGGCTGATGGCATGGCTCAACGGAACCACCGAGCTGCCATATAACGAGATACTGGAAGCCGTAGGACTCAAGGTGATGGATACGCCAAAAGCTCCTGAACCCGTCAAGATCGGCGAGGCTGTAGCATTTGCCAACGTACCACCAGCCCCCTATCTCGGCATGGCAGTGGCGGAAATCGGCGGGAAAGTCGTTGTGAGGGCCGTAGATGATGGGTCGCCGGCTGCCCAAGCCGGCATTGGGATCGATGACGAGATCGTAGCCATTGAGGGCAGGCGAGTTGCTTCCCCGGCCAATGTTGACCATTATTGTGGTGCTCGGATCGGAATGCCCACGGTTCTGACCGGACATTGTGACGGACGTTTGTACACCGCAACGATCACCCCGTTGGCCCAGCCAACGCTTCGGGTGGTTGAAATAGAGCAGCCCACCGACCGTCAGAAAGAAATGCGCAACCGCTGGCTCCGCAAGACCATTTGA